The Achromobacter pestifer genome includes a region encoding these proteins:
- a CDS encoding LysR substrate-binding domain-containing protein — protein MKDLNDLYYFVQVADHGGFAAAARVTGIQKSMLSRRMQQLEDRLGVRLINRSTRRFSITEVGREYYDRCVAMLVEAEAAEQVIAQVRAEPRGIIRVSCPVALINFQFGALFARFLTTYPDIELHLESSNRRVDVISEGFDVAIRVRFPPLESTELVMRWLDESTQCLVASPSFLAGRTLRSPTDLEGARSVTLGPARREHQWQLHHADGRTANVRHVPRLISDDMAALCNAAMAGVGVVSLPTMMVWPYVEAGQLIQILPEWRPRAGLVHAVFPSRRGLLPSVRTLIEFLAAECQEARKAGPG, from the coding sequence ATGAAAGATCTCAATGACCTCTATTACTTTGTGCAGGTGGCAGACCATGGCGGCTTTGCCGCCGCAGCCCGTGTCACCGGCATCCAAAAATCCATGCTCAGCCGTCGCATGCAACAATTGGAGGACCGTTTGGGCGTGCGCCTCATCAATCGTTCAACACGGCGGTTTTCAATCACCGAAGTGGGTCGGGAGTACTACGACCGATGTGTCGCCATGCTGGTGGAAGCGGAGGCGGCTGAACAGGTCATCGCACAGGTACGAGCCGAACCGCGCGGTATCATCCGCGTCAGTTGTCCTGTGGCGCTGATCAACTTCCAGTTCGGCGCGCTGTTCGCGCGCTTTCTCACGACCTACCCGGATATCGAACTCCATCTGGAAAGCTCCAATCGGCGGGTCGACGTGATCTCCGAAGGCTTCGACGTCGCCATCCGCGTGCGTTTCCCGCCGCTAGAGTCGACTGAGCTGGTCATGCGCTGGCTCGATGAAAGCACGCAATGCCTGGTTGCCTCTCCTTCTTTTCTGGCTGGACGGACGCTTCGGTCCCCCACGGATCTTGAAGGCGCGCGCAGTGTGACCCTCGGTCCGGCGCGACGCGAACACCAATGGCAGCTTCACCATGCCGATGGGCGAACCGCAAACGTCCGCCACGTGCCACGCCTCATCAGTGACGATATGGCTGCCCTGTGCAATGCCGCCATGGCTGGCGTCGGCGTGGTTTCGCTACCCACGATGATGGTTTGGCCATATGTCGAAGCCGGTCAGCTCATTCAGATCCTGCCAGAGTGGCGACCGCGCGCCGGCCTCGTGCATGCCGTCTTTCCTTCCAGGCGCGGATTGCTCCCATCTGTTCGCACGCTAATAGAATTTCTCGCCGCCGAATGCCAGGAAGCACGTAAGGCAGGCCCTGGGTAA
- a CDS encoding hydrolase, which translates to MTSEAIRDPKADQLLTPQNSAFIIIDYQPVQVNSIASMDRQLMLNNIVGCAKGAVAYGLPIVHSTVNVKTGLNKPPVPHVQKVLGSYPTYDRTSINSWEDVEFRTAVRETGRKKLIMTALWTEACLTFPALDALAEGYEVYVPVDAVGGTSVAAHEAALRRIEQAGGKLISTVQLFCELQRDWKRSETVPAFMNLFIETGGTPAIQFSYDRDE; encoded by the coding sequence ATGACTAGTGAAGCCATTCGCGATCCCAAGGCGGATCAATTGTTAACGCCGCAGAACTCGGCCTTCATCATCATTGACTACCAGCCGGTACAAGTGAACTCGATCGCGTCGATGGATCGGCAATTGATGCTGAATAACATTGTTGGCTGCGCCAAAGGTGCGGTCGCTTACGGGCTGCCGATAGTGCATTCCACGGTCAATGTGAAGACGGGGCTCAACAAGCCGCCGGTCCCTCACGTGCAGAAGGTGCTGGGTAGCTATCCGACATACGACCGCACCAGCATCAACAGCTGGGAGGACGTGGAGTTCCGCACGGCGGTGCGGGAAACCGGCCGCAAAAAGCTCATCATGACGGCTCTGTGGACAGAGGCGTGCCTGACTTTCCCGGCACTCGATGCGCTGGCGGAAGGCTACGAGGTCTACGTTCCGGTGGATGCCGTGGGCGGCACGTCGGTGGCGGCGCACGAGGCTGCGCTGCGTCGTATTGAACAGGCAGGTGGCAAGCTTATCTCTACGGTGCAACTGTTCTGCGAACTGCAGCGGGATTGGAAGCGCAGCGAGACCGTGCCGGCCTTCATGAACCTCTTTATCGAAACGGGCGGAACGCCTGCGATCCAATTCTCCTACGACCGCGACGAGTAA
- a CDS encoding GntR family transcriptional regulator produces MPQPIAADHAPGHATQQLTQASVLTAAIQEDIIAGRLLPGAKLKLKELALRYGTGVNPLREALSRLATTGFVNAEDQRGFSVSRTSREELLDITQTRQRIESDALRASIAHGDIEWEGRVLAALHRLNRQPMMLTEPEGLNPAWEIAHDAFHEALLSACPSRWSMRFSLILRQQTARYRNLSVMGPAEAGARDVQTEHEAIAKAALAKNADLACALLSEHLRLTTALVLEHAERLGNAR; encoded by the coding sequence ATGCCTCAACCGATCGCCGCCGACCACGCCCCAGGCCATGCCACGCAGCAACTCACGCAGGCGTCGGTGCTCACAGCCGCCATCCAGGAAGACATCATTGCCGGCCGGCTGCTGCCCGGCGCCAAGCTCAAGCTGAAGGAACTGGCGTTGCGCTACGGCACGGGTGTGAATCCGCTGCGCGAGGCTCTCTCGCGTTTGGCCACCACTGGCTTCGTCAATGCCGAGGATCAGCGCGGATTCAGCGTCAGCCGCACATCCCGCGAAGAACTGCTGGACATCACCCAAACCCGCCAACGCATCGAGTCCGACGCGTTGCGCGCCTCCATAGCGCACGGCGATATCGAATGGGAAGGCCGGGTGCTGGCTGCCCTGCACCGGCTGAACCGGCAACCGATGATGCTCACTGAGCCCGAAGGCCTGAATCCCGCTTGGGAAATCGCGCACGACGCCTTTCACGAGGCCTTGCTATCGGCCTGCCCCTCGCGTTGGAGCATGCGTTTTTCCCTGATCCTGCGCCAGCAGACTGCGCGGTATCGCAATCTTTCGGTCATGGGGCCGGCAGAGGCCGGCGCCCGCGACGTGCAAACCGAGCACGAAGCCATCGCCAAAGCCGCCCTCGCCAAGAATGCCGACCTGGCATGCGCCCTCCTGTCCGAGCATCTGCGCCTGACCACCGCGCTGGTGCTCGAACATGCCGAGCGTCTGGGGAATGCGCGCTAG
- a CDS encoding formylglycine-generating enzyme family protein translates to MLTMKHAWTAAALLCGIAAAGMYLLPGAGPQAGQLGDGRGGPAGMMWIPAGDFLMGSDSPRSQANERPAHPVRLAGFWIDRDHVTNRDFARFVAATGYVTTAERTPDWDTIRVHLPAGTPRPARLVPGALVFVGSSKPVDLNDYARWWRFAPGASWRQPQGPGSDIAGKDEHPVVQVSYEDAQTYAAWAGKRLPTEAEWEYAARGGLEQVDFAWGTNPRPDGKPMARTWDASRAFPMQSPKIMPGTEPVGSYPANGYGVRDMAGNAWQWVADWYRPDAFRQQSQERTVRNPAGPAAPYDPAMVRPEAPKRVIRGGSFLCSEDYCEGYRVSARQGQDPYSSASNVGFRLALSAADWNAQER, encoded by the coding sequence ATGCTCACGATGAAACATGCATGGACCGCGGCCGCGCTTCTGTGCGGGATTGCGGCGGCGGGGATGTATCTCCTGCCAGGCGCGGGGCCGCAGGCGGGGCAGCTGGGCGATGGCCGCGGCGGACCCGCAGGCATGATGTGGATTCCGGCTGGCGATTTCCTGATGGGCAGCGACAGTCCGCGCTCGCAGGCCAATGAACGGCCTGCGCATCCGGTGCGCCTGGCCGGGTTTTGGATAGATCGCGACCACGTGACGAATCGGGATTTCGCCAGATTCGTGGCCGCGACCGGCTATGTGACCACGGCGGAGCGCACGCCCGACTGGGACACCATCCGTGTGCATCTGCCCGCGGGCACGCCGCGTCCCGCCCGACTGGTGCCAGGCGCGCTGGTGTTCGTGGGCAGCAGCAAGCCCGTCGACTTGAACGACTATGCGCGCTGGTGGCGTTTTGCACCGGGCGCCAGTTGGAGGCAGCCGCAGGGGCCGGGCTCGGACATCGCTGGCAAGGATGAGCATCCGGTGGTCCAGGTTTCGTACGAGGACGCCCAGACGTATGCGGCCTGGGCGGGCAAGCGTCTGCCGACCGAGGCCGAATGGGAGTACGCTGCCCGCGGCGGCCTGGAGCAGGTGGACTTTGCCTGGGGGACAAACCCGCGGCCCGATGGCAAGCCGATGGCGCGCACCTGGGACGCGAGCCGAGCTTTTCCCATGCAGTCGCCCAAGATCATGCCGGGTACCGAACCGGTGGGCAGCTATCCGGCGAACGGCTACGGCGTGCGCGATATGGCGGGCAACGCGTGGCAGTGGGTAGCGGACTGGTATCGCCCCGATGCGTTTCGCCAGCAGTCGCAGGAAAGGACGGTACGCAATCCTGCTGGACCCGCGGCGCCCTACGACCCCGCCATGGTCAGGCCCGAGGCGCCCAAGCGCGTCATCCGTGGCGGTTCGTTCCTATGCAGCGAAGATTACTGCGAAGGCTATAGGGTAAGCGCGAGGCAGGGGCAAGACCCATATAGCAGTGCGTCCAACGTCGGATTCCGCCTGGCGTTGAGCGCGGCGGACTGGAACGCGCAAGAGCGTTAG
- a CDS encoding lactate oxidase gives MQTSRREMMIGSLSMMAGGLLSASASSSSAAPLAATATDGAYKAGSAQKKLDIINLYDLEEEARKLIPVPQFSYISSGSGDEWTLRENVRSFDDHAIMPRYLAGVKQPDTRTELLGSKVDIPIFVPPMAAHGLAHASAELGTAKGAADAGALFTAQTLANVPLSEMAKVSHGPKWFQLYFTKDMGVNRELIARAKAMGATAIVFTVDLEWSGNRESDRRTGFKFPASLPFPNVPNAPAGATLAELFTIFKRDLDFKDLEFIARESGLPVVVKGIQSPSNAKEAVDAGAAAIQVSNHGGRQLDSVPGAFTTLPGVVDAVGHKVPVYLDGGVRRGVHVFKALAMGASAVAVGRPVLYGLALGGAPGVTSVLNTLKYELELSMKLAGTATIKDINRTFLA, from the coding sequence ATGCAAACTTCCAGACGTGAAATGATGATCGGCAGCCTGAGCATGATGGCAGGCGGCCTCCTGTCGGCTTCGGCCTCGTCCTCGTCCGCAGCGCCGCTTGCCGCCACCGCGACAGACGGCGCCTACAAGGCTGGCAGCGCCCAGAAAAAGCTGGACATCATCAACCTGTATGACCTCGAGGAAGAGGCCAGGAAACTCATCCCCGTTCCGCAGTTCAGCTACATCAGCAGCGGTTCCGGCGACGAATGGACGCTGCGCGAAAACGTGCGCTCGTTCGACGATCACGCCATCATGCCGCGCTATCTGGCCGGGGTTAAGCAACCCGACACGCGGACCGAGTTGCTCGGATCCAAGGTCGATATCCCGATCTTTGTGCCGCCCATGGCCGCGCATGGCCTGGCCCATGCGTCGGCCGAACTGGGCACCGCGAAAGGCGCGGCCGACGCCGGCGCGTTGTTCACCGCCCAAACGCTGGCCAACGTCCCCCTGTCGGAAATGGCCAAGGTCAGCCACGGCCCGAAGTGGTTTCAGCTGTATTTCACCAAGGACATGGGCGTGAACCGCGAACTGATCGCGCGCGCCAAGGCCATGGGCGCGACGGCCATCGTTTTCACGGTGGATCTGGAATGGTCGGGCAACCGCGAGTCGGACCGGCGCACGGGTTTCAAGTTTCCAGCTTCCCTGCCATTCCCCAATGTTCCCAATGCGCCCGCGGGAGCGACGCTGGCCGAACTGTTCACCATCTTCAAGCGCGACCTGGATTTCAAGGACCTGGAGTTCATCGCGCGCGAGTCGGGCCTGCCCGTCGTGGTAAAGGGCATTCAATCCCCCAGCAACGCAAAAGAAGCGGTCGATGCAGGGGCGGCCGCCATTCAGGTGTCCAACCATGGGGGGCGCCAACTGGATTCCGTTCCTGGGGCATTCACCACCCTGCCCGGCGTGGTTGATGCGGTGGGCCATAAAGTGCCCGTGTACCTCGATGGCGGCGTGCGCCGCGGCGTGCACGTGTTCAAGGCGCTGGCCATGGGAGCCAGCGCGGTGGCGGTCGGCCGCCCCGTGCTCTACGGCCTCGCCCTGGGCGGAGCCCCGGGCGTCACCTCCGTTCTGAACACATTGAAGTACGAACTCGAACTCAGCATGAAGCTTGCTGGCACAGCGACGATCAAGGACATCAACAGGACCTTCCTGGCATAA
- a CDS encoding YceI family protein produces the protein MKQTHAAFLTSALLALSSFTAHAAPVDYQIDPEHTEIVVTWDHLGYSKPSAHAGGVTGVISYDASQPSKSAVNLSVPVPRFTSHVPKLDEMLQGADFFQAAKYPDIQFRSTSVADQGNGNLSVSGVLRIKGIEKPVVLQARKNQQGVHPMLQRPAIGFDATTVLKRSDFGVDAFAPGVSDQVQLRITVEAVANAAR, from the coding sequence ATGAAGCAAACTCATGCAGCATTTCTGACCAGCGCGCTCCTGGCCCTGAGCAGCTTTACGGCGCATGCCGCGCCCGTGGATTACCAAATCGATCCGGAACACACTGAAATCGTGGTTACCTGGGATCACCTGGGCTACTCCAAGCCTTCGGCCCATGCGGGTGGCGTGACCGGTGTGATCAGCTATGACGCCTCCCAGCCGTCGAAATCCGCGGTGAACCTGAGCGTGCCCGTCCCGCGCTTCACGTCGCACGTGCCCAAGCTGGACGAGATGCTTCAAGGCGCCGATTTTTTCCAGGCGGCCAAGTATCCCGACATTCAGTTCCGAAGCACCTCGGTGGCCGATCAGGGCAACGGAAACTTGAGCGTGAGCGGCGTCTTGCGCATCAAGGGCATCGAAAAGCCCGTGGTGCTGCAAGCTCGCAAGAACCAGCAAGGCGTCCACCCGATGCTGCAGCGGCCCGCCATCGGCTTTGATGCCACGACGGTGCTCAAGCGCAGCGACTTCGGCGTGGATGCGTTCGCGCCTGGCGTGAGCGATCAGGTGCAGCTGCGCATCACCGTCGAAGCCGTCGCCAACGCCGCGCGTTGA
- a CDS encoding FAD-dependent monooxygenase, which translates to MKEIEIPVLVVGAGPAGLAATALLAKYGIQTLAITRYPGTANSPRAHITNQRTIEVMRDLGIEDRVRAQATPNALMLNNVWATSFAGKELARLQTWGGGDQRRGDYDKASPCGMCNIPQHLLEPIILTAAREHGAQFLFNTELKTISQDAGGVVAEMVDTISGEEIRVRAQYAVGADGGNSLVAKQLGFEFDGEMGLGAAISCWLEVELAPYVQHRPGVLYWMAEPGNSYWFGSGTFVCVRPWNEWIMLSMYDKSKGEPDLSEDAIVARARAVIGVPDIPVKVKSANKWQINHIAAREMGKGRVFLAGDAAHRHPPANGLGTNTSIQDGFNLAWKLALVLKGQAGPGLLDTYTQERQPVARGVVDRAMKSVNDMKAIADAIGFTPGQSAQEGWANLDELFSDSDRGRERRGQLDAAVALQNYQFNCHGVELGQMYASSAIVPDGSASRPSERDSELYHQATTFPGASLPHAWVEQGQRRISTLDLAGHGCFALLVGRTDQVWRTAAAQAASVLGIDLPVYSIGAGCEVLDIYGDWARLREVSESGCLLVRPDRHVAWRKHAVPEERQAAAELLDALQGVLGRQARASLGARAVTEAALS; encoded by the coding sequence ATGAAAGAAATCGAGATCCCCGTCCTCGTGGTCGGGGCCGGGCCTGCAGGCTTGGCGGCGACGGCCTTGCTGGCCAAGTACGGCATCCAGACCCTGGCTATCACGCGTTACCCGGGCACCGCCAATTCGCCGCGAGCGCACATTACCAATCAGCGCACCATCGAAGTGATGCGCGACCTGGGTATCGAGGACCGGGTGCGGGCCCAGGCCACGCCCAACGCGCTGATGCTGAACAACGTCTGGGCCACGAGCTTTGCGGGCAAGGAGCTGGCGCGTCTGCAAACCTGGGGCGGCGGGGACCAGCGGCGCGGAGACTACGACAAGGCCAGCCCTTGTGGCATGTGCAATATTCCGCAGCACCTGCTGGAGCCCATCATCCTGACAGCGGCGCGCGAGCACGGCGCGCAATTCCTTTTCAATACCGAACTCAAGACCATCAGCCAGGATGCGGGCGGGGTGGTCGCCGAGATGGTGGACACGATCAGTGGCGAGGAAATCCGCGTCCGAGCGCAGTACGCCGTGGGCGCCGATGGCGGCAACAGCTTGGTGGCGAAACAGCTGGGCTTCGAATTCGACGGGGAAATGGGGCTGGGGGCGGCCATCAGCTGCTGGCTGGAAGTGGAGCTGGCGCCCTATGTGCAGCATCGCCCCGGCGTACTCTACTGGATGGCCGAGCCGGGCAACAGCTATTGGTTTGGCAGCGGCACTTTTGTCTGCGTGCGGCCCTGGAACGAATGGATCATGCTCTCCATGTACGACAAGTCCAAGGGCGAGCCGGATCTGAGCGAGGACGCCATCGTGGCCCGCGCCCGCGCGGTGATCGGGGTGCCGGACATTCCCGTGAAAGTGAAGTCGGCCAACAAATGGCAGATCAACCACATCGCCGCGCGCGAAATGGGCAAGGGCAGGGTGTTCCTGGCGGGCGATGCCGCGCACCGCCATCCGCCGGCCAACGGCCTTGGCACCAACACCTCGATCCAGGATGGTTTCAACCTGGCGTGGAAGCTTGCCTTGGTCCTGAAGGGCCAGGCCGGCCCGGGCTTGCTCGACACGTACACCCAGGAACGCCAGCCCGTCGCGCGCGGTGTGGTGGACCGGGCCATGAAGTCCGTGAATGACATGAAGGCCATCGCTGATGCCATCGGTTTCACGCCGGGGCAGTCGGCGCAGGAAGGCTGGGCCAATCTCGATGAGCTTTTCAGCGACAGCGACCGCGGCCGCGAGCGCCGCGGGCAGCTGGACGCAGCCGTGGCGTTGCAGAATTACCAATTCAACTGCCATGGCGTCGAACTCGGCCAGATGTATGCCTCTTCGGCCATCGTGCCTGATGGCAGCGCGAGCCGGCCGTCCGAGCGCGATAGTGAGCTCTATCATCAGGCCACGACCTTCCCGGGCGCGTCCTTGCCGCATGCCTGGGTGGAGCAGGGGCAACGCCGGATTTCCACGCTGGATCTGGCCGGGCACGGGTGCTTCGCCCTGCTGGTTGGGCGTACGGACCAGGTTTGGCGCACGGCTGCAGCGCAAGCCGCCAGCGTATTGGGCATCGACCTTCCGGTGTACAGCATAGGGGCGGGTTGCGAGGTGCTGGACATCTACGGCGACTGGGCGCGGCTGCGGGAAGTGTCGGAGTCGGGCTGCCTGCTGGTGCGCCCGGACCGCCATGTGGCCTGGCGCAAGCATGCCGTGCCTGAGGAGCGTCAGGCGGCGGCGGAGTTGTTGGACGCCTTGCAAGGCGTACTGGGCCGGCAGGCCCGCGCCAGCCTTGGCGCGCGCGCCGTGACTGAAGCCGCCTTGTCTTGA
- a CDS encoding fumarylacetoacetate hydrolase family protein — protein MKFIRFSHGNGQYLGILEGDQVISLGQHELLDLLRQKTDLPAFARERAPAGKRFALKEIQYLPPLANPGKIICIGLNYSDHTAESKFEQPAYPTVFNRFSSSLIAHEQPMIRPKSSDSLDYEGEMAVVLSGGGRYISKEDALKHVAGYSIFNDGSVREYQFKSPQWTVGKNFDGTGGFGPALVTADELPPGGAGLALETRLNGKVVQSANTRDMVFDVATLISLLSEAFTLEAGDVIVAGTPSGVGWAREPRLLMQDGDVCEVSIEGVGTLRNPISLER, from the coding sequence ATGAAATTCATACGCTTTTCCCATGGCAACGGGCAGTATCTCGGAATCCTGGAAGGCGACCAGGTGATCAGCCTCGGCCAGCATGAACTGCTGGACCTGCTGCGTCAAAAAACGGACCTGCCTGCGTTTGCACGCGAACGTGCGCCGGCCGGAAAGCGTTTCGCCCTGAAGGAAATCCAGTACCTGCCGCCATTGGCGAATCCTGGAAAGATCATCTGTATCGGCTTGAACTATTCCGATCACACCGCGGAAAGCAAATTCGAACAGCCTGCGTACCCCACGGTGTTCAACCGCTTCAGTAGCAGCCTGATCGCGCATGAACAGCCCATGATCCGTCCCAAGTCGTCCGACTCCCTGGATTACGAAGGCGAGATGGCCGTGGTGCTGTCAGGAGGCGGCCGCTACATCAGCAAGGAGGATGCGCTCAAGCACGTGGCGGGCTATTCGATCTTCAATGACGGTTCGGTGCGCGAATACCAGTTCAAGTCGCCCCAATGGACCGTCGGCAAGAACTTCGACGGCACGGGCGGTTTCGGCCCGGCGCTGGTCACCGCGGACGAACTGCCGCCGGGCGGCGCGGGCCTGGCGCTGGAAACCAGGCTGAACGGCAAGGTGGTGCAGTCGGCCAATACGCGCGACATGGTTTTCGACGTGGCCACCTTGATTTCGCTATTGAGCGAAGCGTTCACGCTGGAAGCGGGCGATGTCATCGTTGCCGGCACCCCTTCGGGCGTGGGTTGGGCGCGCGAGCCGCGCCTGCTGATGCAGGACGGCGATGTTTGCGAAGTGTCGATCGAAGGCGTGGGCACGCTGCGCAACCCCATTTCCCTGGAGCGTTAG
- a CDS encoding arylsulfatase: MKSFSAIILAAGLACATPVLGASPPPPNVLIILADDLGYNDIQPFGQDVIKTPALQQLAQEGMRFTNFHVNPTCSPTRAQLLTGVDNHLAGMGAMGEYRIPEMDKHPGNYIGSLNDRVNTLAEVLKERGYATFMAGKWHLGGKPEQLPGARGFERSFALINPGGSHWDNKGLLAVQPRTRFVEDDKTVARDTGEFSSNLYTDRFVDYMQAAQQAGKPFFGYLAFQAVHDPLHAPAADIAPYQGKFADGYDVHRRRMFENMQRLGVIPAGTRMSEPAPLFTPWKDLVPDERARQERVMEIYAGMVSNLDTNVGRVIDQLKRSGQYDNTVIFFFSDNGPSAAYMDFYPGNADGSWIAKEFDTSFKNMGAPGSFAGVGPGWAYASSAPFKLFKLVMTEGGTISPLIVKGPMVAKPGAMNDGYLGVEDIFPTVTAMAGASRGETRKGVPLEPLKGGSFLKVLDGSAASARAPDFERGAELFGNKEYRMGKWKLSWLPEPFGTAGWQLYDTDADRGETEDLAARHPEIVKEMAGKYKAWSDANRVIAWDSQYLAAQLFNYFDWRRGVPRQIVDQH; this comes from the coding sequence GTGAAAAGCTTTTCCGCGATCATCCTGGCGGCCGGCCTGGCGTGTGCCACGCCCGTGCTAGGAGCCAGCCCGCCACCTCCCAATGTGCTCATCATCCTGGCCGACGACCTGGGCTACAACGACATCCAGCCGTTCGGACAGGACGTGATCAAGACTCCCGCGCTCCAGCAATTGGCGCAGGAAGGCATGCGTTTCACCAATTTCCATGTCAATCCAACTTGTTCGCCGACCCGCGCGCAGTTGCTCACCGGTGTGGACAATCATCTGGCCGGCATGGGCGCCATGGGCGAATACCGCATTCCCGAGATGGACAAGCACCCGGGCAATTACATAGGTTCGCTTAACGATCGGGTCAACACGTTGGCGGAAGTGCTCAAGGAGCGCGGCTACGCGACCTTCATGGCGGGCAAGTGGCATCTGGGTGGCAAGCCAGAGCAGTTGCCAGGGGCGCGAGGCTTCGAGCGTTCGTTCGCCCTGATCAATCCAGGGGGCAGCCACTGGGACAATAAGGGCTTGCTGGCGGTACAGCCGCGTACGCGCTTCGTCGAGGATGACAAGACGGTGGCGCGCGACACGGGCGAGTTCTCGTCAAATCTCTACACCGACCGTTTCGTTGACTACATGCAGGCCGCCCAGCAAGCAGGCAAGCCATTCTTCGGCTATCTGGCGTTCCAGGCAGTGCATGACCCGCTGCATGCGCCCGCGGCCGACATCGCCCCATACCAGGGCAAGTTCGCGGACGGCTACGACGTGCATCGCAGACGGATGTTCGAGAACATGCAGCGCCTTGGGGTCATCCCCGCCGGCACGCGCATGTCCGAGCCGGCGCCCCTGTTCACGCCATGGAAGGATCTGGTTCCGGACGAGCGTGCCCGCCAGGAGCGCGTCATGGAAATCTACGCCGGCATGGTGAGCAACCTGGACACCAATGTCGGGCGGGTCATCGACCAGCTCAAGCGCAGCGGCCAGTACGACAACACGGTGATCTTCTTCTTTTCGGACAACGGCCCGTCGGCTGCGTATATGGATTTCTATCCGGGAAACGCGGACGGCAGCTGGATCGCCAAGGAGTTCGATACATCCTTCAAGAACATGGGCGCGCCCGGGTCGTTCGCGGGCGTGGGGCCAGGCTGGGCTTATGCCAGTTCCGCGCCCTTTAAGCTCTTCAAACTGGTCATGACCGAAGGCGGCACGATTTCTCCGCTTATCGTCAAAGGTCCCATGGTGGCCAAGCCCGGCGCGATGAATGACGGTTACCTGGGGGTAGAAGACATCTTCCCGACCGTAACGGCCATGGCGGGAGCAAGCCGCGGCGAAACGCGCAAGGGCGTGCCGCTGGAACCTTTGAAGGGCGGGTCGTTCCTGAAGGTACTGGACGGCAGCGCGGCATCCGCGCGCGCGCCGGACTTCGAGCGGGGCGCCGAGCTTTTCGGCAACAAGGAGTACCGGATGGGCAAGTGGAAGTTGAGCTGGCTGCCCGAACCCTTCGGCACCGCCGGCTGGCAGCTCTACGATACCGACGCGGATCGGGGGGAGACCGAAGACCTCGCCGCCCGGCACCCGGAGATCGTCAAGGAGATGGCGGGCAAGTATAAAGCCTGGAGCGACGCCAATCGCGTTATCGCGTGGGATAGTCAATATCTGGCAGCCCAGCTCTTCAACTACTTCGATTGGCGCCGCGGCGTACCGCGCCAGATCGTCGATCAGCATTAG
- a CDS encoding putative quinol monooxygenase, with protein sequence MDDIHVLAMVYAKEGREDALRADLVSVAEKSAAEEGNLRYELYGDANDSRRFVLVEHWRDAAAQDKHHNQSPHIAHFHSHGEANVERREAVHFLTRLV encoded by the coding sequence ATGGACGATATTCACGTCTTGGCAATGGTCTATGCAAAGGAAGGTCGAGAGGATGCCTTGCGCGCCGACCTGGTGAGCGTTGCCGAAAAGTCGGCGGCGGAGGAAGGAAACCTGCGGTACGAGCTTTATGGCGATGCCAACGACAGTCGCAGGTTTGTGCTTGTAGAGCACTGGCGTGATGCCGCGGCGCAGGACAAGCATCACAACCAATCTCCCCACATCGCTCATTTCCATTCCCATGGTGAAGCGAATGTGGAGAGACGCGAAGCGGTGCACTTTCTCACGCGTCTGGTTTGA